In Blastopirellula sp. J2-11, a single genomic region encodes these proteins:
- the acnA gene encoding aconitate hydratase AcnA has product MGTVFDPFGARDTFSAPQGEMGIYRIRRLQDQGLCDVDSLPYSIRILLEAVLRSCDGFIVSEDDVRRLAAWNPHNPDPSEVPFMPSRVVLQDFTGVPAVVDLAAMRSAMKRLGGDPNKINPLIPVDLVIDHSVQVDAFGGADSLERNVELEFQRNRERYEFLRWGQKALDNFRAVPPNVGIVHQVNLEFLAKGVFVRQDAKGPVAVPDTLVGTDSHTTMINGLGVVGWGVGGIEAEAVMLGQPIYMLTPEVVGFEISGQLPPGVTATDLVLTVTQILRKEGVVGKFVEFFGDGVSKMSLADRATIANMAPEYGATMGFFPVDAETLNYLRRTGRSEDEVALVEAYTKELGVFRTDDAPTPKFTTLLKLDVSTVEPSMAGPKRPQDRVSLANMKSEFHRSLQAPVDQRGFALTAEEMGSTGTVKNNGKSEEIGHGAVVIAAITSCTNTSNPSVMLAAGLLARNAAAKGLRVPSYVKTSLAPGSRVVTDYLIKAGLMDDLETLGFSLVGYGCTTCIGNSGPLPDPVAAAVTSGNLVASAVLSGNRNFEGRVNPLVKANYLASPPLVVAYAIAGSTDIDLVTEPLGQDGEGNDVFLKDIWPTSEEVLATIESSVKPEMFRNQYETAFESNPTWNKIAVVEGELYDWNEESTYIQEPPFMVAMGQEPDAIQPISGARVLALLGDSVTTDHISPAGAIAKDGPAGRYLMEKGVQPIDFNSYGSRRGNDRVMHRGTFANIRIRNRLAPGTEGGWTRYLPTDEVMSIYDAAEKYKADGTPLVVLAGKEYGTGSSRDWAAKGTFMLGVKAVITSSFERIHRSNLVGMGILPLEFPAGKSWETLGLTGDESFDIVVEDGLLPGGDVAVKTTKPDGTVMEFQAKCRIDTPVEMEYYRNGGILQTVLRKLLKG; this is encoded by the coding sequence ATGGGTACGGTTTTCGATCCGTTTGGCGCTCGCGATACATTTTCGGCCCCTCAGGGAGAAATGGGGATTTACCGGATTCGCCGGCTTCAGGATCAGGGACTTTGCGACGTAGATTCGCTTCCTTATTCGATCCGTATCTTGCTCGAAGCGGTTCTCCGTTCGTGCGACGGATTCATTGTCTCGGAAGATGACGTTCGCCGTTTGGCCGCTTGGAATCCCCACAATCCGGATCCCAGCGAAGTTCCCTTCATGCCGTCCCGCGTCGTCCTGCAAGACTTTACCGGCGTGCCGGCCGTGGTTGATCTGGCCGCGATGCGCAGCGCCATGAAGCGACTGGGCGGCGACCCCAACAAAATCAATCCGCTGATTCCGGTCGACCTGGTGATTGACCACTCGGTGCAGGTCGACGCCTTCGGCGGCGCTGATTCGCTTGAGCGGAATGTCGAGCTCGAATTCCAACGCAATCGCGAACGTTACGAGTTCCTCCGCTGGGGCCAAAAGGCGCTTGATAATTTCCGCGCCGTTCCGCCGAATGTCGGCATCGTCCATCAGGTGAACTTGGAATTTCTGGCCAAAGGGGTCTTCGTTCGTCAGGACGCAAAAGGCCCGGTCGCCGTGCCTGATACGCTGGTCGGCACCGATAGCCATACGACCATGATCAACGGCCTGGGCGTCGTTGGTTGGGGCGTCGGCGGAATCGAAGCCGAAGCGGTCATGCTGGGCCAACCGATCTACATGCTCACTCCGGAAGTCGTCGGTTTTGAAATCTCCGGCCAACTTCCTCCCGGCGTCACCGCGACCGACCTGGTGCTGACCGTCACGCAGATCCTGCGTAAGGAAGGGGTTGTCGGCAAGTTTGTCGAGTTCTTCGGCGACGGCGTCAGCAAGATGAGCCTGGCCGATCGCGCCACGATCGCCAACATGGCGCCCGAGTATGGCGCCACCATGGGCTTTTTCCCAGTCGACGCCGAAACGCTCAACTACCTGCGCCGCACCGGTCGTAGTGAGGATGAAGTCGCGCTGGTCGAAGCTTACACGAAAGAGCTGGGCGTCTTCCGCACCGATGACGCGCCGACTCCCAAGTTCACCACGCTGTTGAAGCTTGACGTCAGCACGGTCGAACCTTCGATGGCCGGACCGAAACGGCCGCAAGACCGCGTTTCGCTGGCCAACATGAAGTCGGAATTCCATCGCTCGTTGCAGGCGCCGGTCGATCAACGCGGTTTCGCGCTGACGGCGGAAGAAATGGGGAGCACCGGCACCGTCAAAAACAACGGCAAGTCGGAAGAAATCGGGCACGGCGCCGTCGTCATCGCGGCGATCACCAGCTGCACTAACACCAGCAACCCTTCGGTGATGTTGGCGGCCGGTTTGCTCGCTCGCAACGCCGCGGCCAAGGGGCTGCGAGTTCCTTCCTACGTGAAGACCAGCTTGGCGCCTGGTTCTCGCGTGGTGACTGACTATCTGATCAAAGCGGGTCTGATGGACGACCTGGAAACTCTCGGTTTCAGTCTGGTCGGCTACGGCTGCACCACCTGCATCGGCAACAGCGGTCCTTTGCCTGATCCGGTCGCCGCCGCAGTGACCAGCGGCAACCTGGTTGCTTCGGCCGTTTTGAGCGGCAATCGCAACTTTGAAGGTCGCGTCAATCCGCTGGTCAAAGCCAACTATCTGGCGAGCCCGCCGTTGGTGGTCGCGTACGCCATCGCCGGCAGCACTGACATCGACCTGGTGACCGAGCCGCTCGGCCAGGATGGCGAAGGCAACGACGTCTTCTTGAAGGACATCTGGCCCACCTCGGAAGAAGTGTTGGCGACGATCGAATCGTCGGTGAAGCCAGAGATGTTCCGCAATCAATACGAAACGGCGTTCGAGTCGAATCCGACCTGGAACAAAATCGCCGTCGTCGAAGGCGAACTGTACGACTGGAACGAAGAGAGCACCTACATCCAAGAACCGCCGTTCATGGTCGCGATGGGACAAGAGCCCGATGCGATCCAGCCGATCTCCGGGGCTCGCGTCTTGGCGCTGTTGGGCGATTCGGTCACGACCGACCATATCTCGCCTGCCGGAGCGATCGCCAAAGATGGCCCCGCCGGGCGTTACCTGATGGAAAAAGGGGTCCAGCCGATCGACTTCAACAGTTACGGTTCGCGTCGCGGCAATGATCGCGTGATGCATCGCGGTACTTTCGCCAACATTCGCATCCGCAATCGTCTGGCGCCCGGCACCGAAGGGGGCTGGACCCGTTATCTGCCGACCGACGAAGTGATGTCGATCTACGACGCCGCCGAGAAGTACAAAGCCGACGGCACGCCGTTGGTGGTCTTGGCCGGCAAAGAGTACGGCACCGGCAGCAGCCGCGACTGGGCCGCCAAGGGAACCTTCATGCTGGGCGTCAAAGCGGTCATCACCTCCAGCTTTGAACGGATTCACCGCAGCAACCTGGTTGGCATGGGGATCTTGCCGTTGGAGTTCCCCGCTGGCAAGTCCTGGGAAACGCTTGGCCTCACCGGTGACGAATCGTTTGATATCGTGGTCGAAGACGGCTTGCTCCCCGGCGGCGACGTCGCCGTCAAAACGACCAAGCCGGATGGAACCGTCATGGAGTTCCAGGCCAAGTGCCGCATCGACACTCCGGTCGAAATGGAATACTACCGCAACGGCGGCATCCTGCAGACCGTGCTGCGTAAACTGCTGAAAGGCTAA
- a CDS encoding DUF1559 domain-containing protein: MARSYRLLLAGSSRVRLAVQSPPSIPKLSRQTLPIRPGFTLVELLVVIAIIGVLIALLLPAVQQAREAARRMDCSNKMKQLGLAVHNYVSTHSALPASSRGYGGCDDLGPVNGEIKNANGLVSLLPYIEQQNLYDQFNHKEAYAISTTHQYALGGTIVGDPVTNGNAALAETELEAFLCVSDNNPVKGRCAGSAYGPGGSYSGAATNYEFIVSCIPELYDCNAYVKASAETKRMFGSDVNTRLAEVVDGLSNTFMLGETTKYHVNGGAFAWAYRGWTMTGIDPHRDATYGGINVWHQPWAHVTWENPPFTPIRGRARSWWVAAASLHPGGCHFVMGDGSVQFIAETIDKPTLLNLTTMADGKVVSLR, translated from the coding sequence ATGGCTCGCTCTTATCGACTCCTTCTCGCTGGTTCTTCTCGCGTTCGGCTGGCTGTTCAATCACCACCTTCCATCCCGAAACTTTCTCGGCAAACTCTCCCAATCCGGCCCGGCTTTACCTTGGTCGAATTGCTCGTGGTGATCGCCATCATCGGCGTGTTGATCGCACTGTTGCTGCCGGCGGTGCAACAAGCCCGCGAAGCGGCGCGACGCATGGACTGCAGCAACAAAATGAAACAGTTGGGCCTGGCCGTACATAACTATGTTTCGACCCATAGCGCACTCCCAGCGTCAAGTCGCGGCTACGGTGGATGTGACGATCTGGGGCCTGTGAACGGCGAGATCAAAAACGCCAATGGGCTTGTGTCGCTGCTTCCCTATATCGAGCAACAAAACCTGTACGACCAATTCAACCACAAAGAAGCCTACGCGATCTCGACGACTCACCAATATGCGCTCGGCGGCACAATCGTGGGTGACCCAGTCACCAATGGAAACGCCGCACTAGCCGAAACGGAACTAGAAGCGTTCCTCTGCGTTTCCGACAACAATCCGGTCAAAGGGAGATGTGCGGGATCCGCCTATGGCCCAGGCGGATCTTATTCCGGCGCCGCGACCAATTATGAATTCATCGTTTCCTGCATTCCGGAACTCTATGATTGCAATGCCTACGTGAAGGCGTCTGCCGAAACGAAACGAATGTTTGGATCCGACGTCAATACGCGTCTGGCCGAAGTTGTGGATGGCCTGTCCAACACATTCATGCTAGGAGAGACCACCAAGTATCACGTCAACGGCGGTGCGTTTGCTTGGGCTTATCGCGGCTGGACCATGACCGGCATTGATCCCCATCGCGATGCGACCTATGGCGGCATCAACGTCTGGCATCAACCGTGGGCTCATGTAACTTGGGAAAATCCTCCCTTCACTCCCATTCGTGGTCGCGCACGTAGTTGGTGGGTCGCAGCCGCCAGTTTGCATCCCGGCGGTTGTCACTTTGTCATGGGGGACGGATCGGTTCAATTCATCGCAGAGACCATCGATAAGCCAACCTTGCTAAATCTGACCACGATGGCGGATGGAAAAGTAGTCTCGCTTCGTTAG
- a CDS encoding AAA family ATPase — MSLHQLRRLIAHLTENQRTPHVDFETRNLTRGEIAEARWLAVVLMRPDLFSTCPVRHEYFEHQSHYDISSAMLEMRAQGIRCNDLPELFKRLAAAGYNEESAIEMLCDVLYCRGEIKKFEDYAATLHKRFEAHQAAFQLAPESQLVRLDIAGGGNPFLDLTTDQLIAQQEPLEWLLPGMFVRQEPAVIVGPSKSMKSSIAVDLCAALASGGKFLGQIAVDRPFRVGYVSRHDERQALADLARRWSESSEVDPANLPNLIWSLAVANPADSKHLEHLRAWIRRHQLEVIVIDALRLTSTDKQTQAEQLQHLVKCCVMAGATPILCCQSRQAISRSATLATDVSACLDFARQWMLIQRRENYSPGGGLHRLRLTCGGCAGQGGVWGVDIDEGKLAAPQGRSWRVTLRDADAIEAETKACETAAHEERLQAKIRATMTKVEETKATKSRIRDQCGINGTRFAATWNRLLESGKIGLVRSAAQKSERRPTYRWIDYSTPPEKKQRSGPVRLSKIVGRVRTPQSISLSKNQPDRFAHPTESAP; from the coding sequence ATGTCGCTCCATCAACTTCGTCGGCTGATCGCCCACTTGACCGAGAATCAAAGAACGCCGCACGTTGACTTTGAAACCCGCAATCTGACGCGGGGCGAAATCGCCGAAGCGCGTTGGCTGGCCGTGGTTTTGATGCGGCCTGATCTGTTTTCGACTTGCCCGGTGCGGCATGAATATTTTGAACATCAGTCGCATTACGACATCAGCAGCGCGATGCTGGAAATGCGGGCCCAAGGGATCCGTTGCAACGACCTGCCAGAGCTCTTCAAGCGGTTGGCGGCGGCCGGATATAACGAAGAGAGCGCGATCGAAATGCTGTGCGACGTTTTGTATTGCCGCGGCGAAATCAAAAAATTTGAAGACTACGCGGCGACCTTGCACAAACGTTTTGAGGCCCATCAGGCGGCGTTCCAATTGGCGCCGGAGAGCCAACTCGTTCGGCTCGACATCGCCGGCGGCGGCAATCCGTTTCTCGATCTGACCACCGATCAATTGATCGCGCAGCAAGAGCCGCTCGAGTGGCTGTTGCCGGGGATGTTCGTGCGACAGGAGCCGGCCGTGATCGTCGGGCCGAGCAAAAGCATGAAGTCTTCGATCGCCGTCGACTTGTGCGCGGCGCTGGCGAGCGGCGGCAAGTTTTTAGGGCAGATCGCCGTCGATCGCCCGTTTCGCGTCGGCTATGTCAGCCGTCATGACGAGCGGCAAGCGCTGGCCGATCTGGCGCGGCGCTGGAGCGAATCCAGCGAAGTTGACCCAGCCAATTTGCCGAATCTGATCTGGTCTCTGGCGGTCGCCAACCCTGCCGATTCGAAGCACTTGGAGCATCTGCGGGCGTGGATCCGCCGTCATCAACTGGAAGTGATTGTGATCGACGCGTTGCGTCTGACTTCGACCGACAAGCAGACGCAGGCAGAGCAGTTGCAACACCTGGTCAAATGCTGCGTCATGGCCGGCGCGACGCCGATCTTGTGTTGTCAGTCTCGCCAAGCGATCTCGCGCAGCGCGACTCTGGCGACCGATGTTTCGGCATGTCTCGATTTCGCGCGGCAATGGATGTTGATTCAGCGCCGCGAAAATTATTCGCCTGGCGGCGGTCTGCATCGGTTGCGTCTGACCTGCGGCGGCTGCGCCGGGCAAGGAGGAGTTTGGGGCGTCGATATCGACGAAGGAAAATTGGCGGCCCCGCAAGGAAGAAGTTGGCGCGTAACGCTCCGCGACGCCGACGCGATCGAAGCGGAAACGAAGGCCTGCGAAACGGCCGCGCATGAGGAGCGGCTGCAAGCGAAAATTCGCGCGACAATGACTAAGGTTGAGGAAACGAAAGCGACCAAATCGCGAATTCGCGATCAATGCGGCATCAACGGAACCCGCTTCGCGGCCACATGGAATCGCTTGCTGGAGTCCGGAAAAATCGGACTGGTCCGGTCCGCCGCACAAAAATCAGAACGCCGCCCCACCTACCGCTGGATTGACTATTCAACCCCGCCAGAAAAAAAGCAACGGTCCGGTCCGGTCCGCCTCTCTAAAATCGTAGGGCGGGTGAGAACACCGCAATCGATTTCACTATCGAAAAATCAACCGGACCGGTTTGCGCACCCGACCGAATCTGCCCCATAG
- a CDS encoding DUF1559 domain-containing protein, which translates to MQSPTRSARGFTLVELLVVIAIIGVLIALLLPAVQQAREAARRMQCSNNLKQLGLGVHNWHDTFGKLPPLVLNSGRASFFVQILPQMEQRAAFDMLNGGNADSANPTHMGDEMETNWDRLNDTEKEGLANINYMTCPSRRSSSEAIRPSGAARGPLGDYAAVAIGLDVYSTSTLTDSLWWQHHDAADSASANRLKSALIVAKPGPSSVAAPERWAQGTSRNSFANITDGLSNTAIVGEKHVAAKEIGKCCSGNDNSDGSWLFNSHTGREYNVARNLRARMGRGPNDIDVRPSILIGFGSWHPGISQFLLADGSVTNLSNTTPELVRRQYGHISDGTVISE; encoded by the coding sequence ATGCAGTCACCTACTCGATCCGCCCGAGGTTTTACCTTGGTGGAATTGTTGGTTGTCATCGCCATTATCGGCGTGTTGATCGCGCTCTTGTTACCAGCCGTTCAGCAAGCGCGTGAAGCGGCGCGACGCATGCAGTGCTCCAACAACTTGAAGCAATTGGGGTTGGGCGTTCACAACTGGCACGACACGTTTGGCAAACTTCCACCGCTGGTGCTGAATTCTGGCCGTGCGAGCTTTTTCGTACAGATTTTGCCACAAATGGAGCAACGGGCCGCGTTTGACATGCTGAACGGCGGAAATGCAGATTCGGCGAATCCGACGCACATGGGCGATGAGATGGAGACCAATTGGGATCGTCTGAATGATACGGAGAAAGAGGGCTTAGCGAACATTAACTATATGACTTGCCCGTCTCGCCGCTCTTCGAGTGAAGCAATTCGCCCGAGCGGCGCCGCGCGGGGCCCGCTGGGCGACTACGCCGCTGTCGCAATTGGATTGGATGTTTACTCGACATCCACGCTGACCGACTCGTTGTGGTGGCAGCATCATGATGCGGCCGACTCGGCGAGCGCCAACCGTCTGAAGTCGGCTTTGATTGTCGCCAAGCCTGGCCCGTCGTCGGTAGCGGCCCCTGAGCGTTGGGCCCAAGGAACCTCGAGAAATTCGTTCGCCAATATTACGGATGGACTCAGCAATACGGCGATCGTCGGTGAGAAGCATGTTGCGGCCAAAGAAATCGGCAAGTGCTGCAGCGGCAACGACAATTCGGATGGAAGCTGGTTGTTTAACAGCCATACAGGACGCGAGTACAACGTAGCTCGTAACCTGCGTGCTCGTATGGGACGCGGACCCAATGACATTGACGTTCGCCCCAGTATCTTGATTGGATTCGGCAGTTGGCACCCCGGCATCAGTCAGTTTCTACTTGCAGATGGATCGGTTACCAACCTTTCCAATACGACGCCAGAGCTGGTGCGTCGCCAGTACGGCCACATTAGCGACGGCACGGTCATCTCCGAGTAA